A genomic window from Enoplosus armatus isolate fEnoArm2 chromosome 18, fEnoArm2.hap1, whole genome shotgun sequence includes:
- the hdhd2 gene encoding haloacid dehalogenase-like hydrolase domain-containing protein 2, with amino-acid sequence MAGRRALKAVLIDLSGTLHIEDTAVPGAQDALNRLRQASVAVKFVTNTTKESKRNLLERLERLNFHLQEKEIFTSLSAARSLLEQKQHRPLLLVEDSALEDFTGIDTSEPNAVVIGLAPDHFNYQTLNKAFRMILDGAPLIAIHKARYYKRKDGLALGPGPFVTGLEYATDCKATVVGKPENTFFTQALSDLGCSPDEAVMIGDDARDDVGGAQNTGMLGILVKTGKYRDGDENKINPPPHLTCDSFPDAVEHILKNLL; translated from the exons ATGGCGGGCAGACGGGCTCTGAAGGCCGTGCTCATCGACCTGAGTGGAACTCTACATATAGAAGACACGGCGGTGCCCGGGGCGCAGGACGCCTTGAACAG GTTACGGCAGGCGTCTGTAGCTGTGAAGTTTGTGAccaacacaacaaaagagagcaagaggaaCTTACTGGAACGACTGGAACGTCTCAACTTCCACCTCCAG GAAAAAGAGATCTTCACTTCACTGAGTGCAGCGAGGAGTTTGTTAgagcagaaacaacacagacctctgctgctggtggaggacaGCGCGCTGGAAGACTTCACTG GTATTGACACATCAGAGCCAAACGCTGTCGTCATTGGACTCGCTCCTGATCACTTCAACTACCAAACACTCAACAAGGCCTTCAG AATGATTCTGGATGGCGCTCCTCTCATCGCGATCCATAAGGCTCGATACTACAAACGTAAGGATGGTTTGGCCCTTGGCCCCGGGCCCTTTGTGACGGGACTTGAGTACGCCACGGACTGTAAAGCCACTGTGGTGGGAAAGCCGGAAAATACCTTTTTCACACAG GCTCTGTCTGATTTAGGATGTAGCCCAGATGAAGCTGTCATGATAGGAGAT GACGCCAGAGATGATGTGGGCGGGGCTCAGAACACGGGAATGTTGGGAATTCTGGTCAAAACCG GTAAATACAGAGACGGAGATGAGAATAAAATCAACCCTCCTCCCCACCTGACATGTGACAGTTTCCCTGACGCTGTCGAGCACATCCTGAAGAACCTGCTATAA
- the katnal2 gene encoding katanin p60 ATPase-containing subunit A-like 2 → MVLMEYESYHYVKFQKYPKLIRRTAEPGENRCARSGGVKRSPCSAVKPLPKINPSQSPQSGNGPKRTPASSHTNENGSSVPPETSEFGLNVSSIRNGPVGEAAINRKGQMTDGKGSIHDAVKGAGSDSNHMERLLKPLSGFSGMSSEMRELAAIISRDIYLHSPNVRWEDIIGLEDAKRLVKEAVVYPIKYPQLFTGILSPWKGLLLYGPPGTGKTLLAKAVATECKTTFFNISASSIVSKWRGDSEKLVRVLFELARYHAPSTIFLDELESVMSQRGTSMGGEHEGSRRMKTELLVQMDGLARSEDLVFVLAASNLPWELDHAMLRRLEKRILVGLPTSPARQAMISHWLPPLSSTGGVELRTELDYETLAKGMEGYSGSDITLVCKEAAMRPVRKIFDALESHQDGDSDMPAIQLETVTTADFLEVIAHTKPSARNLMDRYAAWEREYESV, encoded by the exons ATGGTGCTGATGGAGTACGAGAGCTATCACTACGTCAAGTTCCAGAAGTATCCCAAACTTATCAGAAGAACAGCTGAACCAG gTGAAAACAGATGTGCAAGAAGTGGTGGAGTAAAGAG GAGTCCCTGTTCAGCTGTGAAGCCTCTTCCCAAAATCAACCCATCCCAGAGCCCACAGTCTGGAAATGGACCCAAGAGGACGCCTGCCAGTTCACATACAAAT GAGAACGgctcctctgtccctccagaGACGTCAGAGTTTGGTCTCAACGTTTCCTCCATCAGAAATGGACCAGTTGGAGAGGCAGCCATAAACAGAAAG GGCCAGATGACTGACGGCAAGGGTTCAATCCATGACGCTGTCAAAGGAGCTGGCAGTGACTCAAACCACATG GAGCGGCTGCTGAAGCCCCTTAGTGGCTTTTCTGGAATGAGCAGTGAGATGAGAGAACTGGCTGCAATCATCAGCAGg GACATCTATTTGCACAGCCCCAATGTGCGGTGGGAGGACATCATCGGCCTGGAAGACGCAAAGCGATTAGTCAAAGAGGCCGTCGTCTATCCCATTAAG TACCCCCAGCTGTTTACAGGCATCCTGTCTCCGTGGAAGGGCTTGCTGCTCTATGGACCCCCAG gtacaggtAAGACGCTGCTAGCCAAGGCCGTGGCCACAGAGTGTAAGACGACCTTCTTCAACATCTCAGCTTCCAGCATCGTCAGCAAGTGGAGAGGAGACTCTGAGAAACTGGTCAGG GTTCTGTTTGAGCTGGCCAGGTACCACGCCCCATCCACCATCTTCCTGGATGAGCTGGAGTCAGTGATGAGCCAGAGAGGAACCAGCATGGG AGGAGAGCATGAGGGGAGTCGCAGGATGAAGACGGAGCTGCTGGTTCAGATGGACGGACTGGCGAGATCAGAGGACCTGGTGTTTGTACTGGCGGCCTCCAACCTGCCATG gGAACTGGACCATGCCATGCTAAGGAGGTTAGAGAAGAGGATTCTTGTTGGTCTTCCCACCTCGCCAGCTCGCCAAGCCATGATCTCTCATTGGCTGCCCCCTCTTAGCTCCACAGGAGGGGTGGAGCTACGAACTGAGCTGGACTATGAAACTCTGGCGAAG gggaTGGAGGGCTACTCTGGCTCTGATATAACACTGGTGTGTAAGGAGGCTGCCATGAGACCAGTCCGCAAGATCTTTGATGCTCTGGAGTCACATCAGGACG GAGATAGTGACATGCCTGCCATCCAGCTGGAGACTGTCACAACAGCTGACTTCCTAGAAGTCATTGCTCACACCAAACCCTCGGCCCGAAACCTGATGGACAGATACGCAGCCTGGGAGAGAGAGTACGagtctgtctga